A single window of Luteipulveratus halotolerans DNA harbors:
- a CDS encoding extracellular solute-binding protein: MHTKTTVVAGGLVAALALAACGGGTGAGDSGATGGGASGSGGSGSGGKTIKLVAAEYSKDNTAKFWNQFKTKYEAKTGNKLEVQIVSWDTIDQTSSTMIQNNNAPDILNLNAYASYAKDDLLYSADDVLSPTAKADLLPAFVKSGTYKDKMYGMPDLSSARAFFYNKALFTKAGIASPPKTWAEFEADAKKIKALGKGAIGYALPLGPEESQGEFSIWTFNNGGTWKNGDTWAINSDKNVKTLEFMKKLAVDDKVTQNNPGKTNRQQAFDLFKSGNVGMVVGFSPLAADLDKEKKVDYGVAPMPTADGGTPKTFGVTDYLMAFKKPGNQQAVKDFYDLYYSKDQVNQFIKAEGFLPVTKTGLDYFKNDAKLKVYLDTLPNIQLTPTDDPAWDKVKLAVQQNLGSGVGPSGDPKKTLDSLQKTAESSS, encoded by the coding sequence ATGCACACGAAGACAACAGTGGTGGCCGGTGGGCTCGTCGCGGCTCTGGCGCTGGCCGCATGCGGGGGCGGCACGGGCGCGGGCGACTCGGGGGCGACCGGTGGTGGCGCGTCCGGCTCGGGCGGCTCCGGCTCGGGTGGCAAGACCATCAAGCTCGTCGCGGCCGAGTACTCCAAGGACAACACCGCGAAGTTCTGGAACCAGTTCAAGACGAAGTACGAGGCCAAGACCGGCAACAAGCTCGAGGTCCAGATCGTCAGCTGGGACACCATCGACCAGACGTCGAGCACGATGATCCAGAACAACAACGCACCGGACATCCTCAACCTCAACGCGTACGCGTCGTATGCCAAGGACGACCTGCTCTACAGCGCCGACGACGTGCTCTCGCCCACCGCGAAGGCCGACCTGCTCCCGGCGTTCGTCAAGAGCGGCACCTACAAGGACAAGATGTACGGCATGCCCGACCTGTCGTCGGCGCGCGCGTTCTTCTACAACAAGGCCCTCTTCACGAAGGCCGGCATCGCCTCGCCGCCCAAGACGTGGGCCGAGTTCGAGGCGGACGCCAAGAAGATCAAGGCTCTCGGCAAGGGCGCCATCGGCTATGCGCTGCCGCTCGGCCCCGAGGAGTCGCAGGGCGAGTTCTCGATCTGGACGTTCAACAACGGCGGCACCTGGAAGAACGGCGACACCTGGGCCATCAACTCCGACAAGAACGTCAAGACGCTGGAGTTCATGAAGAAGCTCGCCGTCGACGACAAGGTCACCCAGAACAACCCCGGCAAGACCAACCGGCAGCAGGCGTTCGACCTGTTCAAGTCGGGCAACGTCGGCATGGTGGTCGGGTTCTCGCCGCTGGCCGCGGACCTCGACAAGGAGAAGAAGGTCGACTACGGCGTCGCACCGATGCCGACCGCCGACGGTGGCACGCCCAAGACGTTCGGTGTGACCGACTACCTGATGGCGTTCAAGAAGCCCGGCAACCAGCAGGCCGTCAAGGACTTCTACGACCTCTACTACTCCAAGGACCAGGTCAACCAGTTCATCAAGGCCGAGGGCTTCCTCCCGGTGACCAAGACCGGCCTGGACTACTTCAAGAACGACGCCAAGCTCAAGGTCTACCTCGACACGCTGCCCAACATCCAGCTCACGCCGACCGACGACCCGGCCTGGGACAAGGTCAAGCTCGCCGTGCAGCAGAACCTCGGCTCGGGCGTCGGGCCGAGCGGTGACCCGAAGAAGACCCTCGACTCCCTGCAGAAGACTGCGGAGAGCTCGAGCTGA
- a CDS encoding carbohydrate ABC transporter permease: MATPSGAVTSSDAAAPAPARPARRRRRTVGQRASFGSALLWLGPALLLIAGVVVYPAIALVQASLSRFSVTGLRLGGAGADNYRHVLDHPDLGTVLTNTVIWVVAVVALTVLISLAVAQFLTKEFFGRRLVRWALIVPWAASLVITAKTFVLIYDFYYGTLNTVRDHLGMSPVDYLGSDTWILPAMIVVGVFVSVPFTAYVFIAGLAAIPGDVYEAARIDGASPWQIYRRITLPLLRPALMVASVLNIIYVFNSFPIIWTLNDRNPGFSHDTTITFMYKLAFKSAEKDVGMSAAAGIFNVLLILVVVAIYLKVTSWKEETR; encoded by the coding sequence ATGGCGACGCCCTCCGGGGCCGTGACGTCCTCGGACGCCGCGGCCCCGGCGCCAGCCCGCCCGGCGCGACGGCGTCGTCGTACGGTCGGGCAGCGCGCCTCCTTCGGATCGGCCCTCCTGTGGCTCGGGCCCGCGCTGCTGCTCATCGCGGGCGTGGTCGTCTATCCCGCGATCGCGCTGGTGCAGGCGTCGCTGAGCCGGTTCTCGGTCACCGGCCTGCGCCTCGGCGGCGCGGGCGCGGACAACTACCGCCACGTGCTCGACCACCCCGACCTCGGCACGGTGCTCACCAATACCGTCATCTGGGTCGTCGCGGTGGTGGCGCTGACCGTGCTGATCAGCCTGGCCGTGGCGCAGTTCCTGACCAAGGAGTTCTTCGGGCGCCGGCTGGTGCGGTGGGCGCTGATCGTGCCCTGGGCGGCGTCGCTGGTCATCACGGCCAAGACGTTCGTGCTGATCTACGACTTCTACTACGGCACGCTCAACACGGTGCGCGACCACCTCGGGATGTCACCGGTCGACTACCTCGGGAGCGACACCTGGATCCTGCCCGCGATGATCGTCGTCGGCGTCTTCGTGTCGGTGCCGTTCACCGCGTACGTGTTCATCGCCGGGCTCGCGGCGATCCCGGGCGACGTCTACGAGGCCGCCCGTATCGACGGGGCGAGCCCGTGGCAGATCTACCGCCGCATCACCCTGCCGCTGCTGCGACCGGCGCTGATGGTCGCCTCGGTCCTCAACATCATCTACGTCTTCAACTCGTTCCCGATCATCTGGACGCTCAACGACCGCAACCCCGGGTTCTCCCACGACACGACGATCACGTTCATGTACAAGCTGGCGTTCAAGAGCGCCGAGAAGGACGTCGGCATGTCAGCGGCCGCCGGCATCTTCAACGTGCTGCTGATCCTCGTCGTCGTCGCGATCTACCTGAAGGTGACCAGCTGGAAGGAGGAGACGCGATGA
- a CDS encoding carbohydrate ABC transporter permease has protein sequence MTALDEVRDVRPVGTSSRGWRSARTVLLPFVGLLVALAFLAPYLVMLLNAFRPSDDIVQAPGSLLPRRWQWDTFSQVLGDERFIGWLKTSLIVAGASTALVIVVAIPAAYFTARFRFRGRTAFLLLVLVTQMFSPTALVVGIYREWFNLNMVNTYGALILTNAAFNLAFAVWILHGFFSSIPQEVEEAAHLDGCNRFTTLIRVMLPLTVPGLVTAVIFTFIAAWNEYVVALTLMIDEDKKPLPVGLTSYVTGYEQHWDQLFAASIIAIIPVVVLFALIEKHLVGGLTAGSVK, from the coding sequence ATGACCGCGCTCGACGAGGTGCGTGACGTCCGCCCGGTCGGTACGAGCTCGCGCGGCTGGCGCAGCGCGCGCACGGTGCTGCTGCCGTTCGTCGGGCTGCTCGTCGCGCTGGCGTTCCTCGCGCCCTACCTGGTGATGCTGCTCAATGCGTTCCGGCCGAGCGACGACATCGTCCAGGCACCGGGCTCGTTGCTGCCGCGGCGCTGGCAGTGGGACACCTTCTCGCAGGTGCTCGGCGACGAGCGTTTCATCGGCTGGCTCAAGACCTCGCTCATCGTCGCCGGTGCCTCGACCGCGCTCGTCATCGTCGTGGCGATCCCGGCGGCGTACTTCACCGCCCGCTTCCGTTTTCGCGGGCGTACGGCGTTCCTGCTGCTGGTGCTGGTGACCCAGATGTTCTCGCCGACCGCACTGGTCGTCGGCATCTACCGCGAGTGGTTCAACCTCAACATGGTCAACACCTACGGCGCGCTCATCCTCACCAACGCGGCCTTCAACCTGGCCTTCGCGGTGTGGATCCTGCACGGGTTCTTCTCCTCGATCCCGCAGGAGGTCGAGGAGGCTGCCCACCTCGACGGCTGCAACCGGTTCACGACGCTGATCCGGGTGATGCTGCCTCTCACGGTGCCCGGCCTGGTCACCGCGGTGATCTTCACGTTCATCGCGGCCTGGAACGAGTACGTCGTCGCGCTCACGCTGATGATCGACGAGGACAAGAAGCCGCTCCCGGTCGGCCTGACGTCGTACGTGACGGGGTACGAGCAGCACTGGGACCAGCTCTTCGCCGCGTCGATCATCGCGATCATCCCGGTCGTGGTCCTCTTCGCGCTGATCGAGAAGCACCTGGTGGGCGGCCTCACCGCGGGATCGGTGAAGTAG
- a CDS encoding DHA2 family efflux MFS transporter permease subunit: MILVDSTIVSVATPAIMQGLDSDINGVVWVTSAYLLAYAVPLLITGRLGDRFGPKNVYLVGLAVFTIASAWCGLTTSVGMLVAARVLQGLGGALLAPQTMAVITRIFPAERRGRAMGFWGAVAGMATLVGPVVGGFLIDHWGWEWIFFINVPVGIVGFVLAMRLVPRLPVHSHQFDLVGVGLSAVGMFLLVFGIQEGQTYDWGQIDGILSVPLLIVLGLLVLAAFVWWQARGVREPLVPLVLFADRNFSLANVAITSVGFAITAMAFPLMLYAQAVRGMSPTRSALLLAPMAVLTGVLAPFVGRLVDRMHPRVLAGFGLSCFAVAMVWLGAILREGTPVWQLLLPIVLLGVANGFMWSPLSVTATRTLPPQRAGAGAGVYNTTRQVGAVLGSAAIAALMESRLAAHLGAAGSGMGGGAEGGQQQLPEAVRAGFARAMGEAIYLPGIVICVGVVAALLFRNPHVRPAQDRPVEEAGSPVA; the protein is encoded by the coding sequence ATGATCCTGGTCGACTCCACGATCGTGTCGGTGGCGACACCCGCGATCATGCAGGGCCTCGACAGCGACATCAACGGTGTGGTCTGGGTGACCAGCGCCTACCTGCTCGCGTACGCCGTACCCCTGCTCATCACCGGCCGGCTCGGTGACCGGTTCGGGCCCAAGAACGTCTACCTGGTCGGTCTCGCAGTCTTCACGATCGCCTCGGCGTGGTGCGGGCTCACCACGAGCGTCGGCATGCTGGTCGCCGCGCGCGTGCTGCAGGGCCTCGGCGGGGCGCTGCTCGCCCCGCAGACGATGGCCGTGATCACGCGCATCTTCCCGGCCGAGCGTCGAGGCCGAGCGATGGGGTTCTGGGGTGCGGTCGCCGGCATGGCCACCCTGGTCGGTCCGGTCGTCGGTGGCTTCCTCATCGATCACTGGGGATGGGAGTGGATCTTCTTCATCAACGTGCCGGTCGGCATCGTCGGCTTCGTCCTCGCGATGCGCCTGGTGCCGAGGCTGCCGGTGCACTCCCACCAGTTCGACCTGGTCGGCGTGGGGCTCTCGGCGGTCGGCATGTTCCTGCTGGTGTTCGGCATCCAGGAGGGTCAGACGTACGACTGGGGCCAGATCGACGGCATCCTCTCGGTCCCGCTGCTGATCGTGCTCGGCCTGCTCGTGCTGGCGGCGTTCGTGTGGTGGCAGGCGCGGGGAGTCCGTGAACCGCTCGTACCCCTGGTGCTGTTCGCCGACCGCAACTTCAGCCTCGCCAACGTGGCGATCACCTCGGTCGGCTTCGCGATCACCGCGATGGCGTTCCCGTTGATGCTCTACGCCCAGGCCGTACGCGGGATGTCGCCCACGCGGTCCGCGCTGCTGCTCGCACCGATGGCGGTGCTCACCGGTGTGCTCGCTCCGTTCGTGGGGCGCCTGGTCGACCGCATGCACCCGCGCGTGCTCGCCGGGTTCGGGCTCTCGTGCTTCGCGGTCGCGATGGTGTGGCTCGGCGCGATCCTGCGCGAGGGGACGCCGGTGTGGCAGCTGCTGCTGCCGATCGTGCTGCTCGGCGTCGCCAACGGGTTCATGTGGTCGCCGTTGTCGGTCACGGCCACTCGTACGCTCCCGCCCCAGCGCGCGGGTGCCGGCGCCGGTGTCTACAACACGACCCGTCAGGTCGGTGCGGTGCTCGGCAGTGCGGCGATCGCCGCACTGATGGAGTCACGCCTGGCGGCGCACCTCGGGGCTGCTGGATCGGGCATGGGCGGGGGAGCCGAGGGTGGTCAGCAGCAGCTGCCCGAGGCCGTGCGCGCCGGGTTCGCGCGTGCGATGGGTGAGGCGATCTATCTCCCGGGCATCGTGATCTGCGTCGGCGTCGTGGCAGCCCTGCTGTTCCGTAACCCGCACGTGCGGCCGGCTCAGGACCGTCCGGTCGAAGAAGCCGGCTCGCCCGTCGCCTGA
- a CDS encoding acyltransferase family protein, protein MLSTHAPRPSLADAAARTPADRDRFVDLARALSVLTVVLGHWTMAGLERSDDGLRLRNVLEVATWAHPLTWLAQVMPVFFFAAGFTNALALRSGRTRARAFIAGRVRRVLAPTLVFVPVWLALAVTLPHLGAPARLVDSASTAASMPLWFLAVYVLVALTAPAQYRLHTRHRVAVLAGLAAASAALDVLRIHDIAPAASMLSFLTVFGFAQELGFWYADGSLTRVRRRAWAGVAAAAVTALTVVTQVGPYPVSMVGLPGEDVSNMMPPSVCVVLVGVLQVSLLMLARPMMLRLLDRAPVWRAVVAVNVLVMPIFLWHLTAYLLAATLLLGGGVPTPALASGGWWLLKVVWLALAAAIAIPLVRLMSRVEVRLRWSSVGWAGVIGAVLCAAGLAIIAAAGLSDPFARGGVPLGGVTVAPAWGVALLGAGALLVRGRAQATGEPASSTGRS, encoded by the coding sequence ATGCTCTCGACACATGCCCCGCGGCCCTCGCTCGCCGACGCCGCCGCCCGCACTCCCGCCGACCGTGACCGGTTCGTCGACCTCGCGCGGGCGCTCAGCGTCCTGACGGTCGTCCTGGGTCACTGGACGATGGCGGGCCTCGAACGCTCCGACGACGGCCTGCGCCTGCGCAACGTGCTCGAGGTCGCCACCTGGGCCCACCCGCTGACCTGGCTCGCCCAGGTGATGCCGGTGTTCTTCTTCGCGGCGGGGTTCACCAACGCACTGGCGCTGCGCAGCGGGCGCACCCGCGCGCGGGCCTTCATCGCCGGTCGCGTACGCCGGGTCCTCGCCCCCACCCTGGTCTTCGTCCCGGTCTGGCTCGCACTGGCCGTGACCCTCCCCCACCTCGGCGCACCCGCGCGACTGGTCGACTCGGCGAGCACTGCTGCGTCGATGCCGCTGTGGTTCCTCGCGGTGTACGTGCTGGTCGCGCTGACCGCACCCGCGCAGTACCGACTGCACACCCGGCACCGGGTCGCCGTGCTCGCCGGCCTGGCCGCCGCGTCCGCAGCGCTCGACGTCCTGCGCATCCACGACATCGCACCCGCGGCCTCGATGCTCAGCTTTCTCACCGTCTTCGGCTTCGCCCAGGAGCTCGGGTTCTGGTACGCCGACGGCTCGCTCACGCGCGTACGTCGACGGGCCTGGGCCGGCGTCGCCGCCGCCGCGGTCACGGCACTCACCGTCGTCACCCAGGTCGGCCCCTACCCCGTGAGCATGGTCGGCCTGCCCGGCGAGGACGTGTCGAACATGATGCCGCCAAGCGTGTGCGTCGTCCTCGTCGGCGTGCTGCAGGTGAGTCTGCTGATGCTCGCCCGCCCGATGATGCTGCGCCTGCTCGACCGCGCCCCGGTGTGGCGCGCGGTGGTCGCGGTCAACGTGCTCGTCATGCCGATCTTCCTGTGGCACCTGACCGCGTACCTCCTCGCGGCGACGCTCCTGCTGGGCGGCGGTGTCCCGACTCCCGCGCTGGCCAGTGGCGGCTGGTGGCTGCTCAAGGTCGTCTGGCTGGCACTGGCCGCTGCGATCGCGATCCCGTTGGTACGCCTCATGTCTCGCGTCGAGGTGCGCCTGCGCTGGTCATCGGTCGGGTGGGCCGGTGTCATCGGTGCGGTGCTGTGCGCGGCCGGTCTCGCGATCATCGCGGCGGCGGGACTCTCGGACCCGTTCGCCCGTGGCGGCGTACCGCTCGGTGGCGTGACCGTCGCACCGGCGTGGGGTGTGGCGCTGCTCGGTGCGGGCGCGTTGCTCGTCCGCGGCCGGGCTCAGGCGACGGGCGAGCCGGCTTCTTCGACCGGACGGTCCTGA
- a CDS encoding ABC transporter ATP-binding protein, which translates to MSTAATEVNPEPDAETPDDVLVDVRGLKVHFPIKRGVIFDRTVGHVYAVDGMDMQIRRGETYGLVGESGCGKSTFGRALLRLEEPTDGTVTFDGVDVASLNGEDLRRKRQDMQMVFQDPMSSLDPRQTVESLLLEGMKAHGLTKDGKAAGERLRELLKAVGLPPAALSKYPHEFSGGQRQRIGIARALSVNPRLIVADEPVSALDVSVQAQVINLLEDLQEEFDLTYLVVAHDLAVVRHISDTVGVMYLGALVEEGAADDLYAEPLHPYTRALMSAVPVPDPGQEDRRERIILAGDLPSPANPPTGCRFHTRCPWKQDTLCDTDRPQLRTVELTGVPGTHRVACHFAEQIHAGEIQPHEVDPELTAQMGLDGPDGKDIIPVSVVHNPVGGP; encoded by the coding sequence ATGTCGACCGCGGCCACCGAGGTCAACCCCGAGCCCGACGCCGAGACGCCCGACGACGTCCTCGTCGACGTCCGCGGGCTCAAGGTCCACTTCCCCATCAAGCGCGGCGTGATCTTCGATCGCACCGTCGGTCACGTCTACGCCGTCGACGGCATGGACATGCAGATCAGGCGAGGCGAGACGTACGGCCTGGTCGGCGAGTCCGGCTGCGGCAAGTCGACGTTCGGCCGCGCGCTGCTGCGCCTGGAGGAGCCCACCGACGGCACCGTCACCTTCGACGGCGTCGACGTGGCGTCGCTCAACGGCGAGGACCTGCGCCGCAAGCGCCAGGACATGCAGATGGTCTTCCAGGACCCGATGTCCAGCCTCGACCCCCGCCAGACCGTCGAGTCACTGCTGCTCGAAGGCATGAAGGCGCACGGGCTCACCAAGGACGGCAAGGCTGCCGGCGAGCGCCTGCGCGAGCTGCTCAAGGCGGTCGGCCTGCCGCCCGCTGCGCTGAGCAAGTACCCGCACGAGTTCTCCGGCGGTCAGCGCCAGCGCATCGGCATCGCCCGCGCGCTCAGCGTCAACCCCCGGCTGATCGTCGCCGACGAGCCGGTCTCCGCGCTCGACGTGTCGGTGCAGGCGCAGGTCATCAACCTGCTCGAGGACCTGCAGGAGGAGTTCGACCTGACCTACCTGGTCGTCGCGCACGACCTGGCCGTCGTCCGCCACATCAGCGACACCGTCGGCGTGATGTACCTCGGCGCGCTGGTCGAGGAGGGTGCGGCCGACGACCTGTACGCCGAGCCGCTGCACCCCTACACCCGCGCGCTGATGTCGGCCGTGCCCGTCCCCGACCCTGGCCAGGAGGACCGCCGCGAGCGGATCATCCTCGCCGGTGACCTGCCGAGCCCGGCCAACCCGCCGACCGGCTGCCGCTTCCACACCCGCTGCCCGTGGAAGCAGGACACCCTGTGCGACACCGACCGCCCGCAGCTGCGGACGGTCGAGCTCACGGGCGTCCCGGGCACCCACCGGGTGGCGTGCCACTTCGCCGAGCAGATCCACGCCGGCGAGATCCAGCCGCACGAGGTCGACCCCGAGCTCACCGCGCAGATGGGCCTCGACGGCCCGGACGGCAAAGACATCATTCCGGTCAGCGTGGTGCACAACCCGGTCGGCGGCCCCTGA
- a CDS encoding ABC transporter ATP-binding protein: MTATTTQSGGTARTAKEPLLQVRDLSVTFKRSGEEPFHAVSNVSFDVQPGQTVGLVGESGCGKSVTSLAIMGLLPSRGNTVSGEAIFDGTDLLSLSPKQMRDRRGRDVAMIFQDPLSSLNPVVPIGRQVTEVMERHRGMSRKEAEPHARELLAKVGIPDPSRRLKEYPHQLSGGMRQRALIAMALACEPRLLIADEPTTALDVTIQAQILALLKELVQDSDTALIMITHDLGVVAGLCDEVNVLYGGRIVERADRYDLFARPRHPYTHGLLASIPRLDSARGEPLNPVPGSVADNLPWDHACAFAPRCANAIDTCTTAQPELEQIEGGLESPRLLRCHNPIEQEA; this comes from the coding sequence ATGACTGCCACCACGACCCAGAGCGGGGGCACCGCGCGTACGGCCAAGGAGCCGCTGCTGCAGGTGCGTGACCTGTCCGTCACGTTCAAGCGTTCGGGCGAGGAGCCCTTCCACGCCGTCAGCAACGTGTCCTTCGACGTCCAGCCCGGGCAGACCGTCGGCCTGGTCGGCGAGTCCGGTTGCGGCAAGTCGGTGACCTCGCTCGCGATCATGGGCCTGCTGCCCAGCCGCGGCAACACCGTGAGCGGTGAGGCGATCTTCGACGGCACCGACCTGCTGTCCCTGTCGCCCAAGCAGATGCGCGACCGGCGCGGTCGCGACGTCGCGATGATCTTCCAGGACCCGCTGTCGTCGCTGAACCCCGTCGTCCCGATCGGCCGTCAGGTCACGGAGGTGATGGAGCGCCACCGCGGGATGTCGCGCAAGGAGGCCGAGCCGCACGCCCGCGAGCTGCTCGCCAAGGTCGGCATCCCCGACCCGAGCCGGCGCCTGAAGGAGTACCCCCACCAGCTGTCCGGCGGGATGCGGCAGCGCGCGCTCATCGCGATGGCGCTGGCGTGCGAGCCGCGGCTGCTGATCGCCGACGAGCCGACCACCGCGCTCGACGTGACGATCCAGGCGCAGATCCTCGCCCTGCTCAAGGAGCTCGTCCAGGACTCCGACACCGCGCTGATCATGATCACCCACGACCTGGGCGTGGTCGCGGGTCTGTGCGACGAGGTCAACGTGCTCTACGGCGGTCGCATCGTCGAGCGCGCCGACCGCTACGACCTGTTCGCCCGGCCGCGCCATCCCTACACGCACGGCCTGCTCGCCTCGATCCCGCGCCTGGACTCCGCGCGCGGTGAGCCGCTCAACCCGGTCCCGGGCTCGGTCGCCGACAACCTGCCGTGGGACCACGCGTGCGCGTTCGCCCCGCGGTGCGCCAATGCGATCGACACCTGTACGACCGCGCAGCCCGAGCTGGAGCAGATCGAGGGCGGGCTGGAGTCGCCCCGGCTGCTGCGCTGCCACAACCCGATCGAGCAGGAGGCCTGA
- a CDS encoding ABC transporter permease, whose protein sequence is MTRKKERIDELATAAAGEGQVADAGAVAGGEGTSLWASAWRRLRRNPIFIVGAVLTLLVILLAVFAPLIAEHGPTDRILADKVSRSSNPVPGPEPGSLLGADSSGLGWDLFSRLVYGSRMTLVIGFAATLAGFFGGLVLGTLAGAFGGWVDSVVMRIVDVMLSIPSILLATAVATLFGDPSNLTLIIAIATVQIPIFARLLRGSMLAQRSSDHVLAARSLGVRRGAIVRRHMLPNSLAPVLVQATLVLATAVIEAAGLTFLGLGAATNDVPEWGQMLGESQAFFDSFPHLAFWPAGCIIVTALGFTLMGESLREALDPKSRR, encoded by the coding sequence ATGACTCGCAAGAAGGAACGCATCGACGAGCTCGCCACGGCGGCCGCAGGCGAGGGCCAGGTGGCCGACGCCGGCGCCGTCGCCGGTGGCGAGGGCACCAGCCTGTGGGCGAGCGCGTGGCGGCGACTGCGGCGTAACCCGATCTTCATCGTCGGCGCCGTGCTGACGCTCCTGGTGATCCTGCTCGCCGTCTTCGCCCCGCTCATCGCCGAGCACGGCCCGACCGACCGGATCCTCGCCGACAAGGTGTCGCGCTCGTCCAACCCGGTGCCCGGGCCCGAGCCGGGTTCGCTGCTCGGCGCCGACAGCAGCGGCCTGGGCTGGGACCTGTTCTCGCGTCTGGTCTACGGCTCGCGGATGACCCTGGTGATCGGCTTCGCCGCGACGCTGGCCGGATTCTTCGGCGGCCTGGTGCTCGGCACCCTCGCCGGCGCCTTCGGCGGCTGGGTCGACTCGGTGGTGATGCGCATCGTCGACGTGATGCTCTCGATCCCCTCGATCCTGCTCGCCACCGCCGTCGCCACGTTGTTCGGCGACCCGTCCAACCTCACCCTGATCATTGCGATCGCGACCGTGCAGATCCCGATCTTCGCGCGGCTCCTGCGCGGCTCGATGCTCGCCCAGCGCAGCAGCGACCACGTGCTCGCCGCTCGGTCGCTCGGTGTCAGACGGGGCGCCATCGTCCGGCGGCACATGCTGCCCAACTCGCTGGCACCGGTGCTCGTACAGGCCACGCTCGTGCTCGCGACCGCCGTCATCGAGGCCGCGGGCCTGACGTTCCTCGGCCTCGGCGCGGCCACCAACGACGTGCCCGAGTGGGGTCAGATGCTCGGCGAGTCGCAGGCGTTCTTCGACTCCTTCCCGCACCTGGCCTTCTGGCCGGCGGGCTGCATCATCGTCACCGCCCTCGGCTTCACCCTGATGGGTGAGTCGCTGCGCGAGGCCCTCGACCCCAAGAGCAGGAGGTGA
- a CDS encoding ABC transporter permease — MLRFIVRRILQMIGVLFVLSILLFAWTRSLPGGPVDAICGERCNADQRQALRAQLGLDKSVPAQYWTFLTNAFQGKFGTSTGVLPGTDALDLFLKRLPATIELSFGAILIALVLGVPLGFLAAKRRGGWLDNTSVMTSLIGVAVPVFFIAYLLKYFLAIKYHVLPLQGRQDDIDATRVTGFFVLDGLLTQEWDAAWNALKHLVLPSIALSTIPFAVIFRITRASVLDVLDEDYVRTAEAKGLTSRTIRDRHVLRNAMLPVVTTLGLQIGALLGGAVLTERVFVWGGVGESLANAFSLKDYAVIQVFILMAAAGYVIINLLVDIMYAVIDPRVRTR; from the coding sequence GTGCTCAGATTCATCGTGCGCCGCATCTTGCAGATGATCGGCGTGCTGTTCGTGCTCTCGATCCTGTTGTTCGCCTGGACCCGGTCGCTGCCGGGTGGGCCCGTCGACGCCATCTGCGGTGAGCGCTGCAACGCCGACCAGCGCCAGGCCCTGCGAGCCCAGCTCGGTCTCGACAAGTCGGTGCCTGCGCAGTACTGGACGTTCCTGACCAATGCCTTCCAGGGCAAGTTCGGCACGTCCACGGGTGTGCTCCCCGGCACCGACGCGCTCGACCTGTTCCTCAAGCGACTGCCCGCCACCATCGAGCTCTCGTTCGGCGCGATCCTCATCGCCCTCGTCCTCGGTGTGCCGCTCGGGTTCCTCGCCGCCAAGCGCCGCGGCGGCTGGCTCGACAACACCTCGGTCATGACCTCGCTGATCGGCGTGGCCGTGCCGGTGTTCTTCATCGCCTACCTGCTCAAGTACTTCCTGGCGATCAAGTACCACGTGCTGCCGTTGCAGGGACGCCAGGACGACATCGACGCCACGCGCGTCACCGGGTTCTTCGTCCTCGACGGACTGCTCACCCAGGAGTGGGACGCCGCCTGGAACGCGCTGAAGCATCTCGTGCTGCCGTCGATCGCGTTGTCGACGATCCCGTTCGCCGTGATCTTCCGCATCACTCGCGCATCGGTGCTCGACGTCCTCGACGAGGACTACGTGCGGACGGCCGAGGCCAAGGGACTCACCAGCCGCACCATCCGCGACCGCCACGTCCTGCGCAACGCGATGCTCCCGGTGGTGACCACCCTGGGCCTGCAGATCGGCGCGCTGCTCGGTGGCGCCGTGCTGACCGAGCGGGTGTTCGTCTGGGGTGGCGTCGGTGAGTCGCTGGCCAACGCGTTCTCACTCAAGGACTACGCCGTGATCCAGGTCTTCATCCTGATGGCCGCGGCCGGCTACGTCATCATCAACCTGCTGGTCGACATCATGTATGCGGTCATCGACCCCCGCGTGCGGACGAGGTGA